One window of Paludibacter propionicigenes WB4 genomic DNA carries:
- a CDS encoding Hsp20/alpha crystallin family protein, whose protein sequence is MSLVRFSNQLPSVFDRFFEGDLFDWSNRNFSVTNTTLPSVNIKQNAEEFTVEVAAPGFEKADFKLEVHNDLLTISSEKKVENETKEGEQFTKREFSYQSFTRSFTLPEIADGERIEANYENGILRIVIPKKDEAKPKPARMIEIQ, encoded by the coding sequence ATGTCACTCGTTAGATTTTCAAACCAGTTACCATCGGTTTTTGACCGTTTTTTTGAAGGCGATTTATTCGATTGGTCAAACCGCAACTTTTCTGTTACAAATACTACATTACCATCTGTAAATATCAAACAAAATGCTGAAGAATTTACAGTGGAAGTAGCCGCTCCTGGATTCGAAAAAGCTGATTTCAAGCTGGAAGTACACAATGATTTACTGACAATATCGTCAGAAAAAAAAGTGGAAAACGAAACTAAAGAAGGAGAACAATTCACCAAACGCGAATTTAGCTATCAGTCTTTTACGCGTTCGTTTACTTTACCTGAAATAGCCGACGGAGAAAGAATTGAAGCCAACTACGAAAATGGAATTTTGCGTATTGTGATTCCGAAAAAGGATGAAGCTAAACCAAAACCGGCACGTATGATTGAAATTCAATAA
- the sppA gene encoding signal peptide peptidase SppA: MKQFLKFTLASIVGIFITSLLGVLIFFIVLGAAASSGEKTTVLKSNSIYELDLEGSLVDRSEDNPFSNVLGKALGSSSENSLGLDEVLKNIEKAKNDDNIVGIYLKGGSLSGGIASVKEIRNALIDFKKSGKFIVAYADNYSQKMYYLVSVANKILINPQGMLELKGLSTETMFLKNTLDKLGIEMQIVKVGTFKSAVEPYILTKMSDANRLQVNVFLNSIWNTILKEISASRKIPTEKLNSYADEMMMYQPTEKSKQYNLVDSLVYADQVDSILQKYVKDFKKGDDLVFVKNSAMSKLPDNSKYDKNKVAVIYAIGEITDTEGDEIVARDMVKTINDVAKDSAVKAVVLRVSSPGGSAYASEQIWHALSMLKAKKPLIVSMGDYAASGGYYISCLADKIIAQPNTITGSIGIFGAIPNIKGLNEKLGLTYDGVKTNKMSDGISINRSFTPEERDLMQNYVNRGYELFVKRCAQGRKMKVEQIKAIAEGRVWTGEDAIKIGLVDKIGGLNDAIKLAVDKAKLSSYNLKEYPEKEDFTAKLLKSLTEDVEARVMEAQLGEQYSILKKIKSLDKINGIQARLPYDLNIR, from the coding sequence ATGAAACAGTTTTTGAAATTTACTCTTGCCTCTATCGTTGGTATTTTTATTACCTCTTTACTGGGCGTACTTATTTTCTTTATTGTGTTGGGCGCTGCAGCTAGTTCAGGAGAAAAAACCACTGTCTTAAAATCAAATTCTATTTATGAGCTAGACCTGGAAGGATCGTTGGTTGACAGGTCAGAGGATAATCCGTTTTCAAATGTTTTGGGCAAAGCGCTTGGTTCAAGCTCTGAAAACTCGCTCGGACTTGATGAAGTACTCAAAAACATCGAAAAAGCTAAGAATGATGATAATATTGTTGGTATTTACCTCAAAGGGGGTTCACTTTCAGGTGGAATCGCTTCAGTAAAGGAAATCCGTAACGCGCTGATTGATTTCAAAAAATCGGGTAAATTTATCGTTGCTTATGCCGATAATTATTCTCAAAAAATGTATTATCTGGTATCTGTGGCCAATAAAATTTTAATCAATCCGCAAGGAATGCTCGAATTAAAAGGGCTTTCTACCGAAACCATGTTTCTAAAAAATACGCTGGACAAACTGGGCATTGAAATGCAAATCGTAAAAGTTGGTACATTCAAATCGGCTGTAGAACCTTACATACTGACCAAAATGAGCGATGCAAACCGTCTGCAGGTAAATGTTTTCCTGAATTCTATCTGGAATACTATATTGAAAGAAATATCTGCTTCGCGGAAAATTCCGACGGAAAAACTCAATAGTTATGCCGATGAAATGATGATGTATCAACCTACCGAAAAATCTAAACAATACAATTTAGTCGATTCACTTGTATATGCAGATCAGGTTGATAGCATACTTCAAAAATATGTCAAAGACTTTAAGAAAGGCGATGATCTTGTTTTCGTCAAAAACTCAGCTATGAGCAAACTTCCTGACAACAGTAAATACGATAAAAATAAAGTCGCAGTTATTTATGCTATTGGCGAAATCACCGACACAGAAGGTGACGAAATTGTAGCGCGTGATATGGTCAAAACAATCAACGATGTAGCAAAAGATTCAGCCGTTAAGGCAGTGGTATTACGCGTCAGCTCTCCGGGTGGTAGTGCTTATGCCTCCGAACAAATATGGCATGCGCTGAGTATGCTTAAAGCAAAGAAACCATTAATTGTATCTATGGGTGATTATGCAGCTTCAGGAGGATACTACATATCCTGTTTGGCCGATAAAATTATTGCACAACCAAACACAATTACCGGTTCCATTGGTATTTTCGGAGCTATTCCAAACATCAAAGGTCTGAATGAAAAACTTGGTCTGACTTATGATGGTGTAAAAACCAATAAAATGAGCGACGGTATATCCATCAATCGCTCGTTTACTCCGGAAGAACGTGATTTGATGCAAAACTACGTGAACCGTGGATATGAGTTATTCGTAAAACGTTGTGCGCAGGGACGAAAGATGAAAGTTGAACAGATCAAAGCCATTGCCGAAGGAAGAGTTTGGACAGGCGAAGATGCTATCAAAATTGGACTTGTAGATAAAATAGGTGGACTGAATGATGCTATAAAACTGGCGGTAGATAAAGCAAAACTTAGCTCATACAACCTGAAAGAATATCCTGAAAAAGAAGATTTTACAGCTAAATTACTAAAAAGCTTAACGGAGGATGTAGAAGCTCGCGTTATGGAAGCTCAACTGGGTGAGCAATACAGTATTTTGAAAAAAATTAAAAGCCTCGATAAGATTAACGGAATTCAGGCTCGATTACCATACGACCTGAATATTCGATAA